One genomic window of Candidatus Pseudobacter hemicellulosilyticus includes the following:
- a CDS encoding TonB-dependent receptor: MEKGLRWTLRMITRSIPLLTLLCVVTATVSAQNPASGGDASRPVSGRITNEKGDPIADVTVTIKGSQKASVSGADGRYSIIVPNAQTVLTFTHIAYASFERAVGEDRTVNVSLKDNAASLGDVVVVAYGRQKAATVTGSVSAISAKDLTSAPVSNVSNMLVGRASGLSGLQTSGEPGRNGANIFIRGVSTFAGTSNPLVVIDGVEQASERGYDQLNSMDANEIENISVLKDASATAVYGIRGANGVIIVTTRRGRASRPSLSLSANFGITQATNLLHNVNSYQYAIMRNEAINTEASAFGNMAFSNNLFTETDLWKLQNNRDYTPQEVDAMDQLTEAQKTQLKASPALYYGSRDLFAEQFGGTGPQKQLNLNISGGTSKIKYFTSLGYFSQGSILENTSYHGANTKSTFDRYNFRSNFDIDVIKNLSIAVNVMGQFGEVSGPGFGGGSNNPYDLNARYKAIMQYIFDSSPLTAPGLVDGKLVNAYLGVSGTPSNPLGITLGSLKGAQNALFNLLTSGTETLNNTLLSGSATFKYNLGAITKGLSLRGTVNIDDNYVKATAYQPSLPVYQVRRSPVDPNNFEFAGGNIGANVYHADPGHNSTWNKTYYDVGIDYANKFGDHSFSGLVLGKAQRYNVPTADNFFTPSGIMGLLGRITYNYKERYLAEFNAGYNGTEQFIEGRRFGFFPAYSAGWVISNESFFPENEWVSYVKIRGSYGEVGNDQLGTSRRYLYLPNTFNLGQAGYWFGTSDGSVTNPLYSGAAEGNLGNPAVTWERAKKKNIGFEARFFTGRLSLTIDYFKDERDGILTNLSDIIPYAYGVGSSAVPPANVGKTTNQGYELVLGWNDHIGELSYTVGANLNYAKNKIVYRAEAVKAHSWMQQTGYPIGQKYGLQTEGFFNTQDELDNSPYNTFNANKKTLGDVRYKDLDGDGLIDNRDIGPIGYSNLPQYSFNFKTGLSYKGFDLNVLFTGTARGSFNLAGYQFVNSPFYQTAGNVMQWQFDGRWTPEKLSGGEKVLYPRATMNGGAGSNANFLASDLWLISTDYLRLKNVEIGYRFQQLGFLKKAGISSVRLFANGNNLATLKSDLLKYGVDPETTDGGGYAMYPITRAYVFGLNIQF, encoded by the coding sequence ATGGAAAAAGGTTTACGATGGACTTTGCGTATGATCACGCGGTCCATACCATTACTAACACTGCTCTGTGTTGTTACCGCCACCGTGTCTGCACAGAACCCCGCTTCCGGCGGGGATGCCAGTCGCCCGGTATCAGGGCGCATCACCAATGAAAAAGGTGATCCCATAGCGGATGTCACCGTTACTATCAAGGGTTCCCAGAAAGCATCTGTCAGCGGAGCTGACGGGCGCTACAGCATCATTGTGCCCAATGCACAAACTGTTCTCACCTTCACGCATATTGCGTACGCCAGCTTTGAACGCGCTGTAGGAGAGGACCGGACGGTCAATGTATCACTGAAAGACAATGCCGCTTCCCTCGGGGATGTGGTAGTGGTGGCCTATGGCCGGCAGAAAGCGGCTACGGTCACGGGTTCTGTATCGGCCATCTCCGCCAAAGACCTCACCTCGGCGCCTGTGTCCAACGTATCCAATATGCTGGTGGGCCGGGCCTCGGGCCTCAGTGGCCTCCAGACCAGCGGTGAGCCGGGCCGCAATGGCGCCAATATCTTCATCAGGGGTGTATCCACTTTTGCCGGCACCAGTAATCCGCTGGTGGTGATAGATGGGGTAGAACAGGCATCGGAACGCGGCTACGACCAGCTGAATTCCATGGACGCCAATGAAATTGAAAATATTTCCGTACTGAAAGATGCCTCCGCCACTGCTGTGTACGGTATCCGCGGCGCCAATGGCGTCATCATTGTCACTACCCGCCGGGGCCGCGCCAGCAGGCCATCGCTCAGTCTCTCGGCCAATTTCGGGATCACCCAGGCCACCAACCTGCTGCATAATGTGAACTCGTACCAGTATGCCATCATGCGCAATGAAGCTATCAACACCGAAGCTTCCGCCTTTGGCAATATGGCTTTCAGCAATAACCTGTTCACGGAAACCGATCTCTGGAAACTACAGAACAACCGGGACTATACCCCGCAGGAAGTAGATGCCATGGACCAGCTCACGGAGGCGCAGAAAACGCAGCTGAAAGCCAGTCCGGCCCTGTACTACGGCAGCCGGGATCTCTTTGCCGAACAGTTCGGAGGTACAGGCCCGCAAAAGCAGCTCAACCTGAATATCTCCGGCGGTACTTCAAAGATCAAATACTTTACCTCACTGGGTTATTTCTCCCAGGGCAGCATCCTGGAAAATACCAGCTACCATGGCGCCAATACCAAATCTACCTTCGACCGGTATAATTTCAGGTCCAACTTTGATATAGATGTTATCAAGAACCTGTCCATTGCCGTGAATGTGATGGGCCAGTTCGGCGAAGTGAGCGGGCCGGGATTCGGCGGCGGATCCAATAATCCCTATGACCTCAACGCCCGCTACAAAGCCATCATGCAATATATTTTTGATTCCAGCCCACTGACCGCCCCCGGCCTGGTGGATGGCAAACTGGTCAATGCCTACCTGGGTGTCAGCGGCACGCCCAGTAACCCCTTGGGTATTACCCTGGGCAGCCTGAAAGGCGCGCAGAATGCGCTGTTCAACCTGCTGACCAGCGGCACTGAGACCCTGAACAATACCCTGCTCAGCGGAAGCGCCACTTTTAAATACAACCTGGGCGCCATTACCAAAGGGCTTTCCCTGCGTGGCACGGTGAACATTGATGATAACTATGTAAAGGCAACGGCCTACCAGCCTTCCCTGCCCGTATACCAGGTGCGCCGCAGCCCGGTGGATCCTAACAATTTTGAATTTGCAGGCGGCAATATAGGGGCCAACGTTTACCACGCAGACCCCGGGCATAATTCAACCTGGAACAAGACCTATTATGATGTAGGTATTGACTATGCCAATAAGTTTGGCGATCATTCCTTTTCCGGCCTGGTGCTGGGCAAGGCGCAACGCTACAATGTGCCTACGGCCGATAATTTCTTTACCCCTTCCGGTATCATGGGCTTACTGGGACGTATAACCTATAATTATAAAGAACGTTACCTGGCGGAGTTCAATGCCGGTTACAATGGCACGGAACAGTTCATAGAAGGCCGGCGTTTTGGTTTCTTTCCCGCCTATTCCGCAGGCTGGGTGATCTCCAATGAATCCTTCTTCCCCGAAAACGAATGGGTCAGCTATGTAAAAATCCGCGGCTCCTATGGTGAGGTAGGCAATGACCAGCTGGGCACCAGCCGCCGTTATCTCTACCTGCCCAATACCTTCAACCTGGGACAGGCGGGCTACTGGTTCGGTACCAGCGACGGCTCTGTGACAAACCCCCTGTACAGTGGCGCTGCTGAAGGGAACCTGGGCAACCCGGCCGTTACCTGGGAGCGGGCCAAAAAGAAGAATATCGGGTTTGAAGCCCGGTTCTTTACAGGGCGCCTCTCGCTGACCATCGATTATTTCAAGGATGAACGCGATGGTATCCTCACCAACCTCAGCGATATCATTCCCTATGCCTATGGCGTGGGCAGCAGCGCCGTTCCGCCGGCCAATGTAGGCAAGACTACCAACCAGGGCTATGAACTGGTGCTGGGCTGGAATGATCATATCGGCGAGCTCTCCTACACGGTTGGCGCCAACCTGAACTATGCAAAGAACAAGATCGTGTACCGGGCCGAAGCCGTGAAAGCGCATTCCTGGATGCAGCAGACCGGTTATCCCATCGGCCAGAAATATGGCTTGCAGACAGAAGGCTTCTTCAATACGCAGGATGAGCTGGATAACAGCCCCTACAATACTTTCAATGCCAATAAAAAAACGCTGGGGGATGTACGTTATAAAGACCTGGACGGTGATGGCCTGATCGATAACCGGGATATTGGTCCCATCGGTTATTCCAACCTGCCGCAGTACAGCTTCAATTTCAAAACTGGCCTCAGCTATAAAGGCTTTGACCTGAATGTACTCTTCACCGGTACCGCCAGAGGCTCCTTCAACCTGGCCGGTTACCAGTTTGTGAACTCGCCATTTTACCAGACGGCCGGCAATGTGATGCAATGGCAATTTGATGGCCGCTGGACCCCCGAGAAACTGTCCGGAGGGGAAAAGGTGCTCTATCCCCGGGCCACCATGAATGGTGGAGCTGGCAGTAACGCCAATTTCCTGGCCAGTGATCTCTGGCTGATCTCTACCGATTATCTCCGGTTGAAGAACGTGGAGATCGGTTATCGCTTCCAGCAACTTGGCTTCCTGAAGAAAGCCGGCATCAGTTCTGTGCGGCTCTTTGCCAATGGCAATAACCTGGCCACCCTGAAAAGCGATCTGCTCAAATACGGCGTGGACCCGGAAACAACCGATGGCGGTGGTTATGCCATGTACCCCATCACCCGGGCCTATGTATTTGGCCTGAATATCCAGTTCTAA
- a CDS encoding glycoside hydrolase family 2 TIM barrel-domain containing protein produces MLPLSSIRFFCLLLCLGSTYMVCAQNKGLLVPQPKETLPVSNDVLLQPKPAFLKTPQGPRKTAVALRAAGTGEYFLEGWELMPAEKLKASGVQLSSPAYRTSGWYPAIVPGTVLTTLVNQGVYPDPYHGLSNLLIPDTICRQAWWYRSSFRLPAVTAGKHTELVFLGINYKAIVWVNGKKAGEITGAFRRGVFDLSALLKREGLNAVAVQVLPPPNPGIPHEESPAAGMGPNGGMLCADGPTFIASEGWDWMPGIRDRNTGLWQPVLLRFSGVAMLDDPQVITDLPLPDTSNAFLTIHTQVRNNTEQLQQLTIKAGIGQSSIQQQVLLQPGETKKVTFSPERFPALRMPSPRLWWPNGYGEPNLYTLVLEISKAGQLQDRCTTSFGIRELSYELSAAVTEQEDIRIHYQPVNDTGLLFDNSRRKKVIAETSIAWLRRQADTARLQRIPEDAVSPFLVIRVNGVRIFCRGGNWGMDDAMKRVSRERLEPYFRLHREANFNMVRNWTGECTEDIFYQLCDEYGLLVWNDWWMSTEGYNVAPADNALFLDNVRDMVRRFRNHPSIALWCPRNEGYAPVALEDSLAAIAQQEDGTRYYQPNSRYLNLRGSGPWHYQWDAAVYFTGIAGGFNTELGTPSIPTAATMRSMLSPRDQWPISDAWYYHDLHGGQPAYRASMDSLYGPALGLDDFCRKAQLLNYDSHRAMLESWNSRLWNNASGVLLWMSHPAWPSTVWQTYSADYETFGSYYACKKACEPVHVQMTMPDNRVQVVNNRLQTISGAQVRYELFDLSGKRIQVQEWAGAIPAASLMETFTGPPLPDAAAVYLCRLSLTDNNGKLLSRNDYWKTGRQAGNFQAFNSSSTSLEVSQVRRTGAHTLAIRLSNPGAVTAIAIKVNVINAGTGAVSLPTWCTAGYFNLLPGETQELELDYPPGTVQPALIAEGYNVKQQYLVNDITKNAF; encoded by the coding sequence ATGCTGCCATTATCTTCCATACGCTTTTTTTGCCTGCTGCTCTGCCTGGGTTCCACCTATATGGTATGTGCGCAGAATAAAGGACTGCTGGTCCCGCAACCAAAAGAGACCCTGCCGGTCTCCAATGACGTACTGCTGCAGCCTAAGCCCGCGTTCCTCAAAACTCCTCAGGGTCCACGTAAAACCGCTGTCGCTTTACGTGCTGCCGGTACAGGGGAATATTTCCTGGAAGGCTGGGAGCTGATGCCTGCTGAAAAACTCAAAGCCAGCGGCGTGCAGTTATCTTCCCCTGCTTACAGGACTTCCGGCTGGTACCCCGCCATTGTACCGGGCACTGTACTCACTACATTGGTCAACCAGGGCGTATATCCCGATCCCTATCATGGTCTGTCCAACCTGTTGATCCCGGATACCATTTGCCGTCAGGCCTGGTGGTACCGCAGCAGCTTCCGCCTGCCGGCCGTTACTGCTGGCAAGCATACTGAGCTGGTTTTCCTGGGCATCAACTACAAAGCCATTGTTTGGGTCAATGGGAAAAAAGCCGGTGAAATAACAGGCGCTTTCCGGCGTGGTGTTTTTGATCTGTCCGCCCTGCTTAAAAGAGAGGGACTGAATGCCGTGGCTGTACAGGTACTGCCGCCGCCCAACCCGGGTATTCCGCATGAGGAATCGCCTGCGGCCGGAATGGGACCCAATGGCGGCATGCTTTGCGCGGATGGGCCTACATTCATTGCCAGTGAAGGCTGGGACTGGATGCCGGGCATCAGGGACCGCAATACCGGTCTCTGGCAACCTGTGCTGCTCCGTTTCAGCGGGGTAGCCATGCTGGATGATCCGCAGGTGATCACCGATCTGCCCTTGCCGGATACCAGCAATGCTTTCCTGACCATCCATACACAGGTGCGCAATAACACTGAGCAGCTACAGCAGTTGACAATAAAAGCCGGCATCGGCCAAAGCAGTATACAGCAGCAGGTGCTGTTGCAACCCGGAGAAACAAAAAAAGTAACGTTTAGCCCTGAACGTTTTCCTGCACTGCGTATGCCATCTCCCAGGTTGTGGTGGCCCAATGGCTATGGCGAGCCGAACTTATATACACTGGTATTGGAGATCAGCAAAGCCGGGCAGTTGCAGGACCGCTGTACAACCAGTTTCGGCATCCGGGAGCTATCCTATGAGCTGAGTGCGGCTGTTACTGAGCAAGAAGACATTCGCATCCATTATCAGCCTGTAAATGATACCGGATTGTTATTCGACAACAGCCGGCGGAAAAAAGTTATTGCAGAAACAAGTATTGCCTGGCTGCGCCGGCAGGCCGATACGGCCCGCTTGCAGCGCATTCCGGAAGATGCTGTTTCCCCCTTCCTGGTGATCCGTGTGAATGGGGTACGCATTTTTTGCAGAGGTGGTAACTGGGGTATGGATGATGCCATGAAGCGCGTGAGCCGGGAGCGGCTGGAGCCGTATTTCAGGCTGCACCGCGAAGCAAATTTCAATATGGTGCGCAACTGGACAGGGGAATGTACAGAAGATATCTTTTACCAGCTCTGTGATGAATATGGTTTGCTGGTCTGGAATGATTGGTGGATGTCCACTGAAGGCTATAATGTAGCACCTGCGGACAATGCCCTGTTCCTGGACAATGTACGGGATATGGTGCGGCGTTTTCGCAACCATCCCAGCATTGCCCTTTGGTGCCCGCGCAATGAAGGTTATGCGCCTGTTGCCCTGGAAGACAGCCTGGCTGCCATCGCACAACAGGAGGATGGCACCCGCTACTACCAGCCCAATTCCCGTTACCTCAACCTGCGTGGCAGCGGCCCCTGGCATTACCAGTGGGATGCAGCGGTATATTTCACCGGTATTGCCGGTGGCTTCAATACCGAGCTGGGCACTCCTTCCATTCCCACCGCCGCTACCATGCGCAGTATGCTGTCGCCCCGGGATCAATGGCCCATCAGTGATGCCTGGTACTACCACGATCTGCACGGCGGGCAGCCTGCTTACCGGGCCTCGATGGATTCCCTCTATGGACCTGCGCTTGGGTTGGATGATTTCTGCCGCAAGGCCCAGCTGCTCAATTACGATAGTCACCGCGCTATGCTGGAGTCCTGGAACAGCCGGCTCTGGAACAATGCCTCAGGGGTATTGCTCTGGATGTCCCACCCCGCCTGGCCCAGCACAGTATGGCAGACCTACTCCGCTGATTACGAGACCTTCGGTTCCTACTATGCCTGCAAAAAAGCCTGTGAGCCGGTGCATGTGCAAATGACTATGCCTGATAACAGGGTGCAGGTGGTCAATAACCGGCTGCAGACCATCTCCGGTGCGCAGGTCCGCTATGAACTTTTTGATCTTTCCGGCAAACGTATACAGGTGCAGGAATGGGCAGGGGCTATTCCGGCCGCCAGCCTGATGGAAACATTTACTGGCCCGCCGCTTCCGGATGCAGCTGCTGTTTACCTGTGCAGGCTTTCCTTAACTGATAACAACGGTAAGCTGCTTTCCCGGAACGATTACTGGAAAACAGGCCGACAGGCCGGCAACTTCCAGGCATTCAACAGCAGCTCCACCAGCCTGGAGGTGAGCCAGGTCCGGCGTACAGGTGCGCATACCCTTGCCATACGCCTCAGCAATCCCGGGGCTGTTACAGCCATTGCCATTAAAGTAAATGTGATCAATGCAGGGACAGGCGCTGTGAGCCTGCCAACCTGGTGCACGGCGGGCTATTTCAACCTGCTGCCGGGAGAAACACAGGAGCTGGAACTGGACTATCCCCCCGGTACAGTACAGCCCGCGCTGATAGCGGAAGGCTACAATGTCAAACAACAATACCTGGTCAACGATATTACTAAAAACGCTTTCTAA
- a CDS encoding MFS transporter, translated as MQPALSIKEKVGYGFGDFASSMFWKLFSVYLLYFYTDVFGLPALAVGTMFLVTRIWDTALDPLIGILSDRTSTRWGKFRPYILWMAIPFGVAGVLTFSAPELGNTGKLIYAYGTYTLMMMVYSAINVPYASLMGVMTPDIKARTTLSTFRFIFAFAGSIFVLATTEPLVDKLSGAFGARDARTGWQLTLLCYALVVVVLFYLTFRWTRERILPQKAQQGNLKTDLADLGRNIPWFVLLGAGIATLIFNSLRDGAAIYYFKYFFKEQSSLRLSFTDITIPYSSLYLVVGQAANIVGVVLAKPVSDRIGKKKTFLFAMLLAAVLSCIFYAFREDQLLLIFGFQFLISICAGSVFPLLWSMYADIADYSEWKTGRRATGLIFSSSSMSQKLGWTLGGALTGWLLAYWGFAANQVQSAAAVNGIRLMVSLLPAAGALLSAVFLFFYRLNDNYMETISEELRQRRLAENNTMPAAEATQAFHSTEKSVTHQ; from the coding sequence ATGCAGCCTGCATTAAGCATCAAAGAAAAAGTAGGGTATGGTTTCGGCGATTTCGCTTCCTCCATGTTCTGGAAACTTTTTTCGGTATACCTCCTGTATTTCTATACCGATGTTTTTGGCCTGCCGGCCCTGGCGGTGGGCACTATGTTCCTGGTGACCCGTATCTGGGATACGGCCCTGGACCCCCTGATCGGAATTCTCTCTGACCGCACCAGCACGCGCTGGGGCAAGTTCCGGCCCTATATCCTCTGGATGGCCATTCCCTTCGGTGTGGCCGGTGTGCTGACCTTCTCCGCCCCTGAGCTGGGCAATACCGGTAAGCTGATCTATGCCTATGGCACCTATACGCTGATGATGATGGTGTACTCTGCTATCAACGTACCCTATGCTTCTTTAATGGGAGTAATGACACCGGATATCAAGGCGCGCACCACCCTGTCTACGTTCCGGTTCATTTTTGCTTTTGCCGGCAGCATCTTTGTGCTGGCCACTACAGAACCCCTGGTGGACAAGCTCTCCGGCGCCTTTGGCGCCCGGGATGCCCGGACCGGCTGGCAGCTGACCCTGCTTTGTTATGCCCTGGTGGTTGTAGTGCTGTTCTACCTTACTTTCCGCTGGACCAGGGAAAGGATACTGCCGCAAAAAGCGCAGCAGGGTAACCTGAAGACTGACCTGGCCGATCTGGGCAGGAATATTCCCTGGTTCGTTTTGCTGGGCGCAGGCATCGCCACCCTTATTTTCAATTCCCTGCGGGATGGCGCAGCCATCTATTATTTCAAGTATTTTTTCAAAGAGCAGTCGTCCCTGCGATTGTCCTTTACTGATATAACAATTCCCTACAGCTCCCTCTACCTGGTGGTGGGGCAGGCCGCCAACATTGTGGGCGTGGTGCTGGCCAAGCCGGTGTCAGACAGGATCGGGAAGAAAAAGACCTTTCTCTTCGCTATGCTGCTGGCAGCCGTCCTGAGCTGTATTTTCTATGCATTCCGGGAAGACCAGCTGCTGCTCATTTTTGGTTTCCAGTTCCTGATCAGTATCTGCGCCGGATCAGTATTCCCGCTGCTGTGGTCCATGTATGCAGATATTGCCGATTATTCCGAATGGAAGACCGGCCGCCGGGCAACAGGGCTTATCTTTTCTTCTTCCTCCATGTCGCAGAAACTGGGCTGGACCCTCGGCGGGGCGCTCACCGGCTGGCTCCTGGCCTACTGGGGTTTTGCCGCTAACCAGGTACAGTCTGCCGCTGCCGTGAACGGGATCAGGCTCATGGTCAGCCTGCTGCCCGCAGCAGGAGCCCTGCTCTCTGCGGTATTCCTGTTCTTCTACCGGCTGAACGACAACTATATGGAAACCATCAGTGAAGAGCTGCGGCAGCGAAGGCTGGCGGAAAACAACACTATGCCTGCTGCTGAAGCTACGCAGGCATTTCATTCAACTGAAAAATCCGTAACACATCAATAA
- a CDS encoding glycosyl hydrolase, producing MIKSPFYLAGLVSLSLCFHCCGTNKAAEQQPAPPAPEPAAATFKTLHFLQQVSGKNTLAGIHNREPNAEPSRWTDSIFASTGTYPALWSGDFLFQEENISNRRKMIDEAVRQWQKGAVVNIMWHACNPALEEPCGWDKSGVLSKLTDEQWNELITDGSALNKKWKARVDEVALYLQILKDKGVEVLWRPMHEMNQGVFWWGGRPGASGTRRLYQLLHDYMVKEKKLTNLIWVWDIQDFPTLASDAVTYDPGSAYWDVLALDIYDDASGFSKEKYEIMLKAAGAKPMAIGECQKLPTPEQLAAQPKWTFFMSWSELTYSHNSREQIRALYAAAPVLTLDELPGW from the coding sequence ATGATAAAAAGCCCTTTTTACCTTGCCGGCCTTGTCAGCCTCAGCCTTTGCTTCCATTGCTGCGGCACTAATAAAGCCGCTGAGCAGCAGCCGGCGCCCCCGGCCCCTGAACCAGCTGCCGCCACTTTCAAAACACTGCATTTCCTGCAACAGGTCAGCGGAAAAAATACGCTGGCAGGTATCCATAACCGGGAGCCAAATGCAGAACCGTCAAGGTGGACGGATTCCATTTTTGCCAGCACCGGTACCTACCCGGCTTTGTGGAGCGGCGATTTCCTGTTCCAGGAAGAGAACATCAGCAACCGCCGGAAGATGATCGATGAAGCAGTGCGTCAATGGCAAAAAGGAGCTGTTGTCAATATTATGTGGCATGCCTGCAATCCGGCCCTGGAAGAGCCCTGTGGCTGGGATAAGAGCGGTGTGCTGAGCAAGCTGACGGATGAGCAATGGAATGAGCTGATCACTGATGGATCGGCCCTCAATAAAAAATGGAAGGCCCGCGTGGATGAAGTAGCCCTCTACCTGCAAATACTGAAAGATAAAGGCGTAGAAGTATTGTGGCGCCCTATGCATGAAATGAACCAGGGTGTTTTCTGGTGGGGCGGAAGGCCCGGCGCCAGCGGCACCCGCCGCCTGTACCAGCTCCTGCATGATTATATGGTGAAAGAAAAAAAGCTGACCAACCTGATCTGGGTCTGGGATATCCAGGATTTTCCTACACTGGCCAGCGATGCAGTGACCTATGATCCCGGCAGTGCCTACTGGGATGTGCTGGCGCTGGATATATATGATGATGCCAGCGGTTTCTCCAAAGAAAAATACGAGATCATGCTGAAAGCTGCGGGCGCCAAACCCATGGCCATCGGGGAATGCCAGAAACTGCCCACGCCCGAACAGCTGGCTGCGCAGCCGAAATGGACCTTTTTCATGAGCTGGTCCGAGCTGACCTACAGTCATAACAGCCGGGAACAGATAAGGGCCCTGTATGCAGCCGCCCCTGTGCTGACATTGGATGAACTGCCTGGCTGGTAA
- a CDS encoding glycosidase has protein sequence MNIDFDKRLSALQEGHQQLVTRVNTPQPQHNGIFERYSYPVLTAGHTPLFWRYDLNQSTNPVLMERFGINAVFNAGAIKLNNKYLLVARVEGIDRKSFFCVAESENGIDNFRFWDYPVNLPETAVPDTNVYDMRLVQHQDGWIYGLFCTERRDPAAPEGDQSAAIAQCGITRTKDLRTWHRLPDLVTPSPQQRNVVLHPEFVDGKYAFYTRPQDGFIEAGNGGGIGFGVCDNMEAAVIEKEIVIDQKVYHTVYEGKNGLGPAPLKTAKGWLHMAHGVRNTAAGLRYVLYVFLTSLDDVTKVIHKPAGYFMAPQDEERIGDVSNVLFCNGWIMDPDGKVFIYYASSDTRMHVATSTVDLLLDYVINTPADGLRSAMTVKTIYNLINNNKRVGNNGNVLIMETTLR, from the coding sequence ATGAACATCGATTTTGACAAAAGATTAAGTGCCCTCCAGGAAGGCCACCAGCAGCTGGTGACCCGTGTCAACACACCGCAACCGCAGCATAACGGCATATTTGAAAGATACAGTTACCCGGTGCTGACGGCCGGCCATACACCGCTGTTCTGGCGGTACGACCTGAACCAGTCTACCAATCCCGTGCTGATGGAAAGGTTTGGGATCAATGCCGTGTTCAATGCCGGCGCCATTAAGCTCAATAATAAATACCTGCTGGTAGCCCGTGTAGAGGGCATCGACCGAAAATCATTTTTCTGCGTGGCGGAAAGTGAGAACGGGATAGACAATTTTCGTTTCTGGGATTACCCGGTCAATCTTCCTGAAACGGCTGTTCCTGATACCAACGTCTATGACATGAGGCTGGTGCAGCACCAGGACGGCTGGATCTATGGACTGTTCTGCACAGAAAGAAGAGATCCCGCTGCTCCCGAAGGCGACCAGTCCGCCGCTATTGCACAATGCGGCATCACCCGGACCAAAGACCTGCGGACCTGGCACCGGCTGCCAGACCTGGTAACCCCCTCGCCCCAGCAGCGCAATGTGGTGCTGCACCCGGAATTTGTGGATGGTAAATATGCTTTCTATACCCGCCCCCAGGATGGCTTTATAGAAGCCGGCAATGGCGGCGGCATTGGTTTCGGGGTTTGTGATAACATGGAAGCGGCAGTCATTGAAAAAGAGATCGTGATAGACCAGAAGGTTTACCATACCGTATATGAAGGTAAGAATGGCCTGGGACCGGCCCCGCTCAAAACTGCAAAGGGCTGGCTGCATATGGCCCATGGCGTACGCAATACTGCTGCCGGTTTACGGTATGTGCTCTATGTTTTCCTGACCTCCCTGGATGATGTCACTAAAGTGATCCATAAACCTGCCGGCTATTTTATGGCGCCCCAGGACGAGGAGCGGATTGGTGATGTATCCAATGTATTGTTCTGCAATGGCTGGATCATGGACCCGGACGGAAAAGTATTCATCTATTACGCTTCTTCCGATACCCGCATGCATGTGGCTACCAGTACCGTGGACCTGCTGCTGGACTATGTGATCAATACGCCTGCTGATGGGCTGCGTTCCGCCATGACAGTTAAAACAATTTATAACCTGATCAATAATAATAAAAGGGTGGGCAATAACGGAAATGTGCTGATCATGGAAACCACGCTGCGCTGA